The sequence below is a genomic window from candidate division Zixibacteria bacterium HGW-Zixibacteria-1.
GTTATGAAAAAACTACTGATGATGATCCGGGCAATGTTGAAAAACAATTTACCCTTTAATCCTAACTATGCCCTTGACAGTTAAGACGGTATCTACTATTTTAGATACTTTCTTGCCTATGGACTTATGCCGAGCTGTCATTCTAAGATGTGGTATCCCACTTATATAAAATATGATGTTTAGAGGGAATGGCAAAGAGAAAATTTATGGTTTAGGTCACAATTCCCCGATTGACATCGGGAAATTCCTTCGAAGCTCAGGATCTTTGACAAGTCATGAAATTGTCGAAACCTACCACTAAAATAGTTTTAGTGAAGAACACGGCGGGTTTCAAGCCCGCCCCTGCAAGCCACAATCAATCACCAGATTACATGATAATCTTGAATTTTTTTAATGCTTCTTTAAAAAACCGCTTGACAAAGTCGCATAATTTATTAACTAATTGGTTAGTTAAACTAAATGGTTGGTTTTATTATGAAGAAAGATAAAATATCAGCGGATCGCAAGGGGCGGGGCGAAATATCGGCGGAAAAAATCCTGATCGCCGCCCGCGCCGAGTTCGCCCGCCACGGGCTCGCCGGGGCAAGGGTCGATCGTATCGCCGCCAAATCCGGTGTCAATAAGGCCATGATATATTACCACTTCGGCTCCAAGGAAAAGCTGTATCAGGAAGTCATCAAAGCGGTTGTTTCCAATATTGCCGCGTTTCTGGGTAAAGCTTCGGCAGAATCGCGCGACCCGATGGAGATGCTCGAGAAGATAGCTTCGTTTTATCAGGATATGTTTTATCGCTCCGGCGATTTTCGGGCCATCTTTCTGCGCGAGCTGGCCGTTGGCGGCGGGCGCCTCAAGGAGGCCTTTGCCACCGTCTTTTCGGAGCAGGAAGTGCATAAGAAAATGAAGGCCATCATCGATCAGGGAAAGAAAAGCGGCTTGTTCCGCGATGTGGACAGCACACATGCCATCATTTCCTTCATGGGTATGAATATTTTTTATTTTATAGCATCACCCATTGTAAATCAAATGTGGGAGATAAAAAATGAAGAGCGATTTTTGCAAAAACGCAAAAAGGAAGTGCCGGATCTTTTCCTGCACGGCCTTCTTGCGAAATAATAGCGTCATTATATTACTTCTGGTATCCCTGACCCTGTTCGGCGGTGAGGTGCCTGCCGCGGTTTCGCTTTCCCTGTCCGATGCCATCCAAATGGCGGCGCGGAATTCGTACAATATCGAATCATCGAAGTATGATTCACTCGCCGCCATGTACCAGTACAAAGCGGCCAAATCGCTGCGGTTTCCGTCACTCAATCTCGATGCCCGCTCCAGCTTTGTGGACAATATCCCGACAGTAACATTCCCCCTTATGGGCAGCCGCGATTTCGGCTCGAAGAACAGTTATCAGGCCGATCTCAAGTTGAACGTCCCGCTTTTCACCGGTGGAAAGATTTCGTCGAACATCAAAATCAATTCCGAGAATCTGCATGCCGGGAGCTTTGCACTCGAGGCGGAACGATTGAACTCGGCTTATGGCAGCCGCAAGGCATATCTGAGTGCCATGCTGGCCGGGGCCGTGGCTTCATCGGCGGAGGCATCGCTCAAACGAGTCGACATTATCCGCAGCAACGTTCATAATCTCTATCAAAGCGGCCTGGCCGACTCAATCGATATTCTTGAGGCGGAGCTGGCGTATCAACAGGTATCTTTGGCCGCTTCGGAAAAACAGTCGGCCGTCGCCACCGCCATGATAAACCTGGCGAATTTGCTGGGATTACCGGGTGAAACCGAACTGGATCTGACCGAAACAATTACGCCGCCCGGTGCCGAGCAGAATGTACCCACATCGGACAAATCGAACCGGGCTGAGCTGAAGATGCTCGACAGTAAAATCCGCGCCGCCGAGCAGACCACGCGCCTGAACAGTTCTGAGTATTTCCCGTCGGTCAGCGGTTTTGCCGGATATTCCTATGGCAAACCGAATCGCGATTATTTCAATGGCGAGTGGGATCATTACTGGATTGCCGGGCTGGCCCTCAACTGGAACCTGAATCTTGGCGGGAGAACTTCGCACACCGCCAACGCCGCGCGTCAGGCGGCTTCATCGGCCCGCATGCAGCGGCATGACCTGGAGCGATCGCTGACCATCATGGCCGAGACCACCCTGGAAAAAATCAAACTGGCCTATCAGACCGTTGGCACCTCCGAAATAGAATATGACATCGTCCGCAAGAAGTACCGTCTGGCCGACAACAAGCAAAAAGCCGGACTTCTGACGGTCAACCGTCTGCTCGAAATCGAGGCCGAACTTACTTCGAGTGAGCAGCAGTACCGGGCCTCGATAATAAATTACCACATTGCTCGAACCGAGCATCTCTACGCCATTGGTTCCGAAAAAATATATGGAGGATTATAAAATGAAAACCGGCCCCATAATATTTTCAATATTGATCAGTCTGGTGATTGCATCATGCGGCGAGAACAACGTTCTGCCCGGCGGCTCGGGATTGATCGAATCGACCGAGATCATAGTCTCGGCCGAAACCGCCGGAAAGCTCGAAGCGCTGTATTACCAGGAAGGGGATAAAATAAAAATCGGCGACACGATTGGCATGATCGATACCACCACCGTCTCATTACGCTTGAACCAGGCGTCCGCCATGCACCAAGCAGCCATGACGCAGATGCAGATGGCTTCGTTGAACCGCGAACAGGCGGTCTACAACTATGATCTGGCCGGTAAGGAATTCGAGCGCATGACGGCGCTGATAAAATCAGGCTCGGTCAATCAACAGCAATACGATAAGGCGGAAAATACCTATAATCTTGCCGGGCTGGCGAAAAAGCAGGCCGATGCCGCGGTCAATGCCGCCCGCGCCGACTTGAAAAAAATAGAGGCCGAAATTGCTCTGCTCGACAAGCAAATGACCGATTGTTTCCCCACCTCTCCTCTGACCGGAATTGTCGCCGATAAATTTATCGATGCCGGCGAGCTGGTCGGGATGGGGGCGCCGTTTATAAAGATCTCGCGCCTCGATACGGTCTGGGTAAAAGTGTACCTTCCTCCCTCCGATTTGAGCAAAATCAAACTGGGCGGACAGGCCGATATCGACCCGGAAGATAACGGCGAAATCATGCACGGCTCTGTCACCTGGATCGCTTCGTCGGCCGAATTTACACCCAAAAATGTCCAGACCAAAGAGGCCCGCGCCGATCTGGTCTATGCCGTTAAGATTACCATCCCCAACCCGGATGAAAGACTTAAAATCGGGATGCCGGTCTCCGTGACGATACCATGAATGCCATAGAAGTACATAATCTGTCGAAAAAATACGGCGACCTTAAGGCGGTCGATGATTTCTCGTTGACCGTCGGTCAGGGCGAACTGCTGGCCCTGGTTGGTCCCGACGGCGCCGGCAAAACGACTATCTTCCGAAGCCTCTGTAATCTGATCGATTTCGAAACCGGCGATATTACCATCGGCGGCCGGATGCATAAAACCGAATTTGACAGGATCAAAGATATTCTTGGATACATGCCGCAGCAGTTCTCGCTCTATCCCGATCTTTCGGTCGAGGAAAATCTTGTTTTCTATGCCGGGTTGTTCGGCTTCAATCGTAAACGGTTCGATCAAAAAAAAGATGCCCTGTATAAATTTTCCGGGCTCGGGCCGTTCGCCAAACGGAGGGCATCCGCCCTGTCGGGAGGCATGAAACAAAAACTGGCCCTGAGCTGCAACCTTATCCATGATCCGAAAATACTGCTGCTCGATGAACCGACCACCGGCGTTGATCCGCTCTCCCGCCGTCAGTTCTGGGATATTCTTAAGAAGCTTCAGGCTGAGGGTGCTTCGATCATGGTCTCCACGCCGTACATGGATGAGGTGGCGCTGGCCGACCGGGCCATATTTATTTATCAGGGACGCAAACTTACCGAAGGCACTCCGCAGGAGCTGGTGGCGCACTTTGACGGTAATGTCTATCGGGCCGATTTTTTCCCGTCGGCGAAAAGTATGGCGCAGCTCGAGCAAATCGAGGGTCTCTCTTCGCGGCGGTTCGGTTCCACCATACATCTCTACACTTCCGCCGACACACCCATTAACAGTTTCCATGATCGGCTTCATAACGTCGGTATCGAGCCGGACATGCTGGAAGAAATCGATCCCGATCTGGAAGATGTTTTTATTCAGCAGATAGGCAAATGACCGATGGAATATGCCGTCACCATAAATAATCTTACGCGGAAATTCGGCAGTTTCACTGCTGTCGATTCCATCAGCCTCGATGTCGAAAAAGGCGAAATCTTCGGTTTTCTGGGAGCCAACGGCGCCGGCAAAACGACTGCCATCAGGATGCTCTGCGGCCTGCTGCTGCCGACATCGGGAGGCGGCACGGTGGCCGGCCTGGATATATATAAAGAGAGCGAAAAAATAAAACGAAGCATCGGCTATATGTCGCAGAGGTTTTCATTGTACTGTGATCTTACCGGCCGCGAGAATCTTACTTTTTACGGATCGGTTTACGGCCTTAATCATCGCGATATTAAAAATCGAATCGATGAACTGGCGGAATATCTGACGCTTTCGGAATTTATCGATCGCTCCTGCGCTTCACTTCCCCTGGGATGGCGCCAGCGGCTGGCCCTGGCGGCGGCGCTTCTGCACCGCCCGCAGATTCTTTTTCTCGATGAGCCGACCGGCGGGGTCGATCCGGTTTTCAGGCGGCGTTTCTGGGAAATATTGTATCGTCTGGCCGACCAGGGAACGACATTGTTCGTTACCACTCACTATATGGATGAGGCTGAGTTCTGTCGGAGAATATCCATCATGCATCGCGGCAAAATTATCGAGATCGGCAACCCGGAAAAACTGGTGCAAAAATACAACCAGCCCGATCTCCAGGAACTGTTTATCAAATTGATCACCGAAAGAGATGCCGATGCACAAAATTTATAACATCGCCTCCAAAGAAGTTCGCCATATCCTGCGTGACGTGCGCTCACTGGTCATTGCCATCCTGATGCCGATATTGATGACGTTCCTGTATGGTTATGCCATCAATCTCGACATCAAGAATATCAAACTGGCTGTGATCGATTTCGATCGGACCCTGGAATCCCGCGAGCTTGGCGCCGATTTTTTCAATTCGGGATATTTTGTACCATCGTTACATCAGCCCGATATCTCCGACCCCGAGCGCGTTCTAAAAACGGGTAATGTCGGCGCCGTCCTGACCATCAGGTCCGGCTTTGCCGAAGCGATTCATAACAAAGACGAGTTTGAACTTGGGTTGGTGGTGGACGGCGCCGATGCCAACACCGCCGCGGCCATTTCGAGTTATTCCAATATTATCCTGGGTGAGTATGTCAAAAGCAAATTGCCCCCAAATTTCGAAATACCGGGCGTGACCATCTCCCAGCAGGTGCTCTACAACCCCGACCTGAAATCATCCCATTTCTTCGTTCCGGGATTGATCGCCGTTATCCTGATGATGATCTCCGCTCTGTTGACCTCGATAACCATCGCCCGCGAAAAAGAAACCGGCACCATGGAACAGCTTCTCACCGCGCCGGTGACACCGAGACAGATAATTATCGGCAAGGTGATTCCGTATATTGCCCTGGCCTTAATTGACGGTTTTCTCATTCTCGCTTTTGCGGTCTTTCACTTCGGCGTGCCGTTTATCGGGTCTACCCTGCTCCTGTTCGGGCTTATTTATATCGCCGCCGCTTTGTCACTCGGTATCGTCATCTCAACCGTGGTTAAGACTCAGCAACTGGCGATGCTTGTTGCCCTGTTGTTGACTGTCATGCCGTCGGTGATGCTGTCCGGCTTCATCTTTGAAATAAAAAATATGCCGATCGTGCTGCAGGTGTTGACGCATTTCATACCGGCCAGATATTTCATCCAGATCATCCGGGGTGTCATGCTCAAGGGTTCGTCGATACAGGTTCTCTGGGTCGAAGCCGCTTTCCTGATCGCCATGACCATCGGCCTTTTGGCCATTGCCGTTAAACGCTTCAAGCTGAAAATAGGTTGATGACATGTATAGAACGATTATAGCTCTCATCAGAAAAGAGTTCCACCAGGTTTTTCGTGACCGCATGATGCTTCGTGTCATCTTTGTCATGCCGATCGTCCAGCTCCTGTTGCTCGGTTATGCCATCACCACCGATGTCAAAAATATTGATATGGCCGTTTATGATTTCGACCGCTCCGAGTTGTCGCGCGAATATATCCGCTCGTTGTCCGCCGGGGATTACTTCAATATCGGCTCGTCGGAGTTGAACCTGACCGATTCGGATATTGAATTTCTTAAAAACAAATTCCGCTCGATCCTGATCATTCCGAGTGATTTCTCCGAGAGTATTACTAATTTCAAACCGGTGAAGGTGGGATATGTCGTCGATGGTACCAATGCCAACTCAGCGGCGGTGGCGCTTGGTTATGCCGGCGTTATCACGCGCAATTTCAATGAAAAAGTTACCGGTTTTAAAATGCCGGTCAAAATAAAAGAAAAGCGGCTCTACAATCCGGAGAGCGAATCGGTGTTCTTCATGGTTCCCGGAATTGTCGCCACGTTGATTACCATGATTACGGTTTCGATGACTTCCATGGCCATCGTTCGCGAGCGCGAGATCGGCACGCTCGAGCAGCTTATGGTGACGCCGATCACCACCCCGGCCTTCATTCTCGGCAAAATAATTCCGTATGCCATTCTCGCTTATATGGAAATGTCGCTGGCCCTGCTGATCGGCATCATCTGGTTCCACATTCCTTTTGCCGGATCATGGCTGCTGCTTTATGGCTTGTCGTTTATTTATATTCTGGCGACACTCGGGATCGGCATGTTTATCTCGACCATGACCAAAACCCAGCAGCAGGCGATGTTTTTCGCCTGGTTCTTCTCGATTTTCGCCATCCTGACGGCTGGCTTTTTCACCCCGATATCGAACATGCCCCAATCGGTGCAGTACCTGACGCATCTTAATCCATTGCGCTATTTTATGACCATTATCCGGGCCATTATGATGAAAGGCGCCTCGTTCGACATTCTCTATCCGGAAATTCTGGCCATGTGCATATTCGCGGTGGCCCTCTTCACCCTCTCCTGGATCCGCTTCTCCAAACGCGTGAAGTGATGATGATTTGTATTTTGAATTCCCATGCTGTCAGATGCAGTCTTCAGTAGGGCATGATCCGCAGTCCTGTCGCAGACGGGACCAGCGATCCTGCCTATTTTTTATCCTAAAGTGGTGACGGGTCTCAGTCGCAGATCCTGAATGACATGAAGGGCACCCGACACCACACCCATTTTCCCCTTGCCATTTTCTCAAAACATCATATTTTACCTAAGAGGCAAGGCGTGCCCTGTTTTTAAGCCTGAATATAGGACTGGGAGACATAATATGATTTTTAAGCGAAAAATTTCCGTAAATGAGTATTGTAAGACTCGCCTTGATCTTCTTTTTAGCTCACAACAAACAACACTTTGGCTACAACTTAAGCAATCTTGGCCGGACAATGCAGTGGTAATGGCATCAGATAGTAGTTATTTGAAAAACATAAGAGCGGCTCATATCACCGTTCTATCTATGGCGGTTATTAAAAAGTATGGCATAGATATAGCTTTACAGATGAACCGATGCATCCAAGACTATTTGGATAACCACGATCAGGAAGAAATAAATTCTCTATTACCGGTGTATGATAAGGCATTGTC
It includes:
- a CDS encoding ABC transporter ATP-binding protein; the encoded protein is MEYAVTINNLTRKFGSFTAVDSISLDVEKGEIFGFLGANGAGKTTAIRMLCGLLLPTSGGGTVAGLDIYKESEKIKRSIGYMSQRFSLYCDLTGRENLTFYGSVYGLNHRDIKNRIDELAEYLTLSEFIDRSCASLPLGWRQRLALAAALLHRPQILFLDEPTGGVDPVFRRRFWEILYRLADQGTTLFVTTHYMDEAEFCRRISIMHRGKIIEIGNPEKLVQKYNQPDLQELFIKLITERDADAQNL
- a CDS encoding ABC transporter permease, with protein sequence MPMHKIYNIASKEVRHILRDVRSLVIAILMPILMTFLYGYAINLDIKNIKLAVIDFDRTLESRELGADFFNSGYFVPSLHQPDISDPERVLKTGNVGAVLTIRSGFAEAIHNKDEFELGLVVDGADANTAAAISSYSNIILGEYVKSKLPPNFEIPGVTISQQVLYNPDLKSSHFFVPGLIAVILMMISALLTSITIAREKETGTMEQLLTAPVTPRQIIIGKVIPYIALALIDGFLILAFAVFHFGVPFIGSTLLLFGLIYIAAALSLGIVISTVVKTQQLAMLVALLLTVMPSVMLSGFIFEIKNMPIVLQVLTHFIPARYFIQIIRGVMLKGSSIQVLWVEAAFLIAMTIGLLAIAVKRFKLKIG
- a CDS encoding ABC transporter permease, whose product is MYRTIIALIRKEFHQVFRDRMMLRVIFVMPIVQLLLLGYAITTDVKNIDMAVYDFDRSELSREYIRSLSAGDYFNIGSSELNLTDSDIEFLKNKFRSILIIPSDFSESITNFKPVKVGYVVDGTNANSAAVALGYAGVITRNFNEKVTGFKMPVKIKEKRLYNPESESVFFMVPGIVATLITMITVSMTSMAIVREREIGTLEQLMVTPITTPAFILGKIIPYAILAYMEMSLALLIGIIWFHIPFAGSWLLLYGLSFIYILATLGIGMFISTMTKTQQQAMFFAWFFSIFAILTAGFFTPISNMPQSVQYLTHLNPLRYFMTIIRAIMMKGASFDILYPEILAMCIFAVALFTLSWIRFSKRVK